A DNA window from Theobroma cacao cultivar B97-61/B2 chromosome 5, Criollo_cocoa_genome_V2, whole genome shotgun sequence contains the following coding sequences:
- the LOC18600280 gene encoding myb-related protein 2, whose amino-acid sequence MYHHHHQHQGKNIHPSSRMPIPPERHLFLQGGNGPGDSGLVLSTDAKPRLKWTPDLHERFIEAVNQLGGADKATPKTVMKLMGIPGLTLYHLKSHLQKYRLSKNLHGQANNGSNKIGAVAMAGDRMSEANGTHVNNLSIGPQANNGLQIGEALQMQIEVQRRLHEQLEVQRHLQLRIEAQGKYLQAVLEKAQETLGRQNLGSVGLEAAKVQLSELVSKVSNQCLNSAFSDLKDLQGLCPQQTQATPPTDCSMDSCLTSCEGSQKEQEIHNNGMCLRPYNTSGALLEQREIAEDPLLPQTELKSFEDIKENKMFLSSLGKDAERRMFFADRSSSDLSMSVGLQGEKGNGGNSSSFSEAKFKGRNEDDSFLDRGNKRADEVNRLPYFATKLDLNVHEENDAASSCKQFDLNGLSWN is encoded by the exons AtgtatcatcatcatcaccaacaTCAAGGGAAGAACATCCATCCATCTTCAAGGATGCCTATTCCTCCTGAGAGGCATTTGTTCCTGCAAGGTGGAAATGGCCCTGGAGATTCTGGTCTCGTCCTCTCAACAGATGCCAAGCCAAGACTGAAGTGGACGCCTGACCTTCATGAACGCTTCATAGAAGCTGTCAATCAGCTTGGAGGAGCAGACA AGGCTACTCCAAAAACAGTCATGAAGCTAATGGGGATTCCTGGCCTTACCTTATACCATCTCAAGAGTCACCTTCAG AAATACAGGCTCAGTAAAAATCTCCATGGACAAGCTAATAATGGCAGTAACAAAATAG GTGCGGTTGCAATGGCAGGAGACAGAATGTCTGAAGCAAATGGGACTCATGTGAACAACTTAAGTATTGGACCTCAGGCAAACAA TGGCTTACAAATAGGAGAAGCACTGCAAATGCAAATTGAAGTGCAGAGAAGGCTGCATGAGCAGCTTGAG GTACAGCGACATTTGCAGCTTCGTATCGAGGCTCAAGGGAAATACTTACAGGCAGTGCTGGAAAAAGCCCAAGAAACTCTCGGAAGACAAAATTTGGGTTCCGTGGGGCTTGAAGCAGCCAAAGTTCAGCTTTCTGAACTGGTGTCTAAAGTGTCCAACCAATGCCTGAACTCTGCGTTTTCAGATTTGAAAGACTTGCAGGGCTTGTGCCCCCAGCAAACACAAGCAACACCACCCACTGATTGCTCAATGGATAGTTGCTTGACCTCCTGCGAAGGGTCTCAGAAGGAGCAAGAAATACACAACAATGGGATGTGTTTAAGACCTTATAATACTAGCGGTGCACTCTTGGAGCAAAGAGAGATAGCAGAAGACCCATTGCTACCTCAAACTGAGCTGAAGTCATTTGAAGACATAAAAGAGAACAAGATGTTTCTCTCCTCATTGGGCAAGGATGCAGAAAGAAGAATGTTTTTCGCTGATAGAAGCTCCAGCGATTTATCCATGAGTGTAGGATTACAAGGAGAGAAAGGGAATGGCGGCAACAGCAGCAGTTTCTCGGAGGCAAAATTCAAAGGAAGGAATGAAGATGACAGTTTCCTAGACCGAGGAAACAAAAGGGCAGATGAAGTTAACAGACTACCATACTTTGCAACAAAGCTGGACTTGAATGTCCATGAAGAAAACGATGCAGCTTCAAGCTGCAAACAGTTTGACCTGAATGGTCTCAGCTGGAACTGA
- the LOC18600281 gene encoding CCR4-NOT transcription complex subunit 3 isoform X1, translating into MGASRKLQGEIDRVLKKVQEGVDVFDSIWNKVYDTDNANQKEKFEADLKKEIKKLQRYRDQIKTWIQSSEIKDKKVSASYEQALVDARKQIEREMERFKICEKETKTKAFSKEGLGQQPKTDPKEKAKSETRDWLNNVVGELESQIDNFEAELEGLTVKKGKTRPPRLIHLEASITRHKAHIMKLELILRLLDNDELSPEQVNDVKDFLDDYVERNQEDFDNFSEVDDLYHSLPLDKVESLEDLVTIGPLSKQGAPILNLKTSLATSASQVPGSSSQEHVEDTASQDSNSDVARTPPSKSSATNSSAAATPTGSHATPAPVNLPPHSMSGASTASVVLPGSSSARGVLESAGTTNPSSPVNLPNATKEEDITSFPGRRPSPSLADTGVRGIGRGGLSSQPSSSIPLVSGSATSSNGALGVVPSVSDVAKRNILGADERLGNSSMGQSLVSPLSNRMILPQATKANDGSAPVDSSNPSESAGLPGRGFSPSMVSGMQWRAGSSFQNQNELGQFRGRTEIAPDIREKFLQRLQQVQQQGHSNLLSIPPLAGGNHKQFSAQQQNPLMQQFNSQSSALSIQPGMGLGGQAPSLNSVTSASLQQSPNSIHQQSSQQALATSVPKDADVGHAKVEEQQPQNLPDDSSSEAVPTSGLAKNLMNEDEMKAPYAIDSPAAVSGSLTEPAQVIRDTDLSPGQPLQTSQSSSSLGVIGRRSVSDLGAIGDNLSGSTNSGGMHDQIYNLQMLEAAYFKIPQPKDSERPRSYTPKHPAATPASYPQVQAPIVNNPAFWERLSIDGYGTGTDTLFFAFYYQQNTYQQYLAAKELKKQSWRYHRKYNTWFQRHEEPKIATDEFEQGTYVYFDFHIANDDHQHGWCQRIKTEFTFEYNYLEDELMV; encoded by the exons ATGGGAGCAAGTCGCAAGCTTCAAGGAGAGATTGATCGTGTTCTCAAGAAGGTCCAAGAAGGCGTCGATGTCTTCGATAGCATCTGGAACAAG GTTTACGATACTGATAATGCCAATCAGAAGGAAAAGTTTGAGGCTGACTTGAAGAAGGAAATCAAGAAGCTGCAAAGGTATAGGGACCAGATCAAGACATGGATTCAATCAAGCGAAATCAAGGACAAAAAA GTTAGTGCCTCTTATGAGCAGGCCCTGGTGGATGCTCGCAAACAAATTGAGCGAGAAATGGAAAGATTTAAGATCTGTGAGAAGGAGACTAAGACGAAAGCATTCTCTAAAGAAGGCTTGGGCCAACAACCCAAAACT GATCCGAAGGAGAAGGCTAAATCAGAAACAAGGGATTGGTTGAACAATGTG GTTGGGGAGTTAGAATCCCAGATTGATAATTTTGAAGCTGAGTTGGAGGGGCTGACCGTGAAGAAAGGAAAGACAAGACCACCTAGACTG ATACACTTGGAGGCATCAATTACACGGCACAAAGCTCATATAATGAAGTTAGAattgattttgagattattGGACAATGATGAATTGAGTCCTGAGCAAGTCAATGATGTGAAAGACTTCTTGGACGATTATGTGGAACGGAATCAG GAGGACTTCGATAACTTTAGTGAAGTTGATGATCTCTACCACTCATTACCTCTAGACAAGGTGGAGTCTCTTGAAGATTTAGTTACAATTGGCCCTCTTTCCAAG cAGGGTGCACCAATTCTTAACTTGAAGACGTCTTTGGCCACATCAGCATCTCAAGTGCCT GGTAGTTCCTCCCAGGAGCATGTTGAAGATACAGCTTCTCAGGATAGTAATTCTGATGTCGCGAGGACTCCACCTTCAAAAAGTAGTGCAACCAATTCATCTGCTGCAGCAACACCAACTGGGAGCCATGCTACACCTGCTCCAGTGAATCTTCCACCTCATAGTATGTCTGGTGCTTCAACTGCTTCAGTTGTTCTTCCAGGTTCAAGTTCTGCTCGAGGTGTCTTGGAAAGCGCTGGCACTACCAATCCTTCATCTCCTGTAAATTTGCCAAATGctacaaaagaagaagatatcACAAGCTTCCCTGGCCGTAGGCCATCTCCATCTCTTGCTGATACTGGAGTACGAGGCATTGGTAGAGGAGGCCTCTCCAGTCAGCCTTCATCTAGTATCCCCCTTGTTTCTGGAAGTGCAACTTCTAGCAATGGAGCTCTTGGTGTTGTCCCTTCTGTCTCTGACGTGGCAAAACGAAATATTTTGGGGGCTGATGAGAGACTTGGGAATAGTAGCATGGGGCAATCTTTGGTATCCCCTCTTAGTAATAGAATGATCTTGCCTCAGGCAACCAAGGCTAATGATGGCAGTGCACCTGTTGATTCTAGTAACCCTAGTGAGTCTGCTGGACTACCTGGCAGAGGTTTTTCCCCTTCAATGGTTTCTGGTATGCAGTGGAGGGCTGGAAGTTCCTTTCAGAATCAAAATGAGCTG GGGCAGTTTCGTGGAAGAACTGAGATAGCACCTGATATAAGGGAGAAATTTTTGCAACGGCTCCAGCAAGTGCAGCAACAAGGCCATAGCAACCTACTTAGCATTCCTCCTCTTGCTGGCGGAAACCATAAGCAGTTTTCTGCTCAACAGCAAAACCCACTCATGCAGCAG TTCAATTCTCAAAGCTCAGCTCTCTCTATCCAACCTGGTATGGGACTTGGTGGCCAAGCGCCCAGTCTTAATAGTGTTACATCTGCCAGCTTACAGCAGTCACCAAATTCCATACACCAGCAGTCTAGTCAGCAGGCATTGGCAACAAGTGTTCCAAAGGATGCTG ATGTTGGTCATGCAAAAGTTGAGGAGCAACAACCACAGAATTTACCTGATGATTCAAGTTCTGAAGCTGTTCCAACGTCTGGGCTTGCTAAGAATCTCATGAATGAggatgaaatgaaagctccATATGCAATTGATTCTCCT GCAGCCGTATCAGGCTCTTTGACAGAACCGGCTCAAGTTATTAGGGACACTGATCTTTCTCCTGGACAACCCTTACAAACCAGCCAGTCTTCTAGCAGTCTTGGTGTTATTGGCCGGAGAAGTGTTTCTGACCTTGGTGCCATTGGTGACAACCTCAGTGGGTCAACAAATTCCGGAGGAATGCATGATCAAATATACAATTTGCAGATGCTTGAGGCtgcatattttaaaattcccCAACCTAAAGACTCAGAACGTCCAAGGAGCTACACTCCA AAGCACCCTGCAGCCACGCCTGCTAGCTACCCTCAAGTTCAGGCACCTATTGTGAATAATCCTGCCTTCTGGGAACGCTTAAGCATTGATGGATATGGCACTGGCACTGATACACTGTTCTTTGCCTTTTACTATCAACAG AACACTTACCAACAATATCTGGCTGCAAAGGAGCTGAAGAAGCAATCTTGGAGATACCATAGGAAATACAACACATGGTTTCAGCGGCACGAGGAGCCAAAAATTGCCACGGATGAATTCGAACAGGGAACCTATGTATACTTCGATTTTCACATAGCAAATGATGACCACCAACATGGATG GTGTCAGAGAATCAAGACTGAGTTCACCTTTGAGTATAATTACCTTGAAGACGAACTTATGGTATAA
- the LOC18600281 gene encoding CCR4-NOT transcription complex subunit 3 isoform X2: MGASRKLQGEIDRVLKKVQEGVDVFDSIWNKVYDTDNANQKEKFEADLKKEIKKLQRYRDQIKTWIQSSEIKDKKVSASYEQALVDARKQIEREMERFKICEKETKTKAFSKEGLGQQPKTDPKEKAKSETRDWLNNVVGELESQIDNFEAELEGLTVKKGKTRPPRLIHLEASITRHKAHIMKLELILRLLDNDELSPEQVNDVKDFLDDYVERNQEDFDNFSEVDDLYHSLPLDKVESLEDLVTIGPLSKGAPILNLKTSLATSASQVPGSSSQEHVEDTASQDSNSDVARTPPSKSSATNSSAAATPTGSHATPAPVNLPPHSMSGASTASVVLPGSSSARGVLESAGTTNPSSPVNLPNATKEEDITSFPGRRPSPSLADTGVRGIGRGGLSSQPSSSIPLVSGSATSSNGALGVVPSVSDVAKRNILGADERLGNSSMGQSLVSPLSNRMILPQATKANDGSAPVDSSNPSESAGLPGRGFSPSMVSGMQWRAGSSFQNQNELGQFRGRTEIAPDIREKFLQRLQQVQQQGHSNLLSIPPLAGGNHKQFSAQQQNPLMQQFNSQSSALSIQPGMGLGGQAPSLNSVTSASLQQSPNSIHQQSSQQALATSVPKDADVGHAKVEEQQPQNLPDDSSSEAVPTSGLAKNLMNEDEMKAPYAIDSPAAVSGSLTEPAQVIRDTDLSPGQPLQTSQSSSSLGVIGRRSVSDLGAIGDNLSGSTNSGGMHDQIYNLQMLEAAYFKIPQPKDSERPRSYTPKHPAATPASYPQVQAPIVNNPAFWERLSIDGYGTGTDTLFFAFYYQQNTYQQYLAAKELKKQSWRYHRKYNTWFQRHEEPKIATDEFEQGTYVYFDFHIANDDHQHGWCQRIKTEFTFEYNYLEDELMV; encoded by the exons ATGGGAGCAAGTCGCAAGCTTCAAGGAGAGATTGATCGTGTTCTCAAGAAGGTCCAAGAAGGCGTCGATGTCTTCGATAGCATCTGGAACAAG GTTTACGATACTGATAATGCCAATCAGAAGGAAAAGTTTGAGGCTGACTTGAAGAAGGAAATCAAGAAGCTGCAAAGGTATAGGGACCAGATCAAGACATGGATTCAATCAAGCGAAATCAAGGACAAAAAA GTTAGTGCCTCTTATGAGCAGGCCCTGGTGGATGCTCGCAAACAAATTGAGCGAGAAATGGAAAGATTTAAGATCTGTGAGAAGGAGACTAAGACGAAAGCATTCTCTAAAGAAGGCTTGGGCCAACAACCCAAAACT GATCCGAAGGAGAAGGCTAAATCAGAAACAAGGGATTGGTTGAACAATGTG GTTGGGGAGTTAGAATCCCAGATTGATAATTTTGAAGCTGAGTTGGAGGGGCTGACCGTGAAGAAAGGAAAGACAAGACCACCTAGACTG ATACACTTGGAGGCATCAATTACACGGCACAAAGCTCATATAATGAAGTTAGAattgattttgagattattGGACAATGATGAATTGAGTCCTGAGCAAGTCAATGATGTGAAAGACTTCTTGGACGATTATGTGGAACGGAATCAG GAGGACTTCGATAACTTTAGTGAAGTTGATGATCTCTACCACTCATTACCTCTAGACAAGGTGGAGTCTCTTGAAGATTTAGTTACAATTGGCCCTCTTTCCAAG GGTGCACCAATTCTTAACTTGAAGACGTCTTTGGCCACATCAGCATCTCAAGTGCCT GGTAGTTCCTCCCAGGAGCATGTTGAAGATACAGCTTCTCAGGATAGTAATTCTGATGTCGCGAGGACTCCACCTTCAAAAAGTAGTGCAACCAATTCATCTGCTGCAGCAACACCAACTGGGAGCCATGCTACACCTGCTCCAGTGAATCTTCCACCTCATAGTATGTCTGGTGCTTCAACTGCTTCAGTTGTTCTTCCAGGTTCAAGTTCTGCTCGAGGTGTCTTGGAAAGCGCTGGCACTACCAATCCTTCATCTCCTGTAAATTTGCCAAATGctacaaaagaagaagatatcACAAGCTTCCCTGGCCGTAGGCCATCTCCATCTCTTGCTGATACTGGAGTACGAGGCATTGGTAGAGGAGGCCTCTCCAGTCAGCCTTCATCTAGTATCCCCCTTGTTTCTGGAAGTGCAACTTCTAGCAATGGAGCTCTTGGTGTTGTCCCTTCTGTCTCTGACGTGGCAAAACGAAATATTTTGGGGGCTGATGAGAGACTTGGGAATAGTAGCATGGGGCAATCTTTGGTATCCCCTCTTAGTAATAGAATGATCTTGCCTCAGGCAACCAAGGCTAATGATGGCAGTGCACCTGTTGATTCTAGTAACCCTAGTGAGTCTGCTGGACTACCTGGCAGAGGTTTTTCCCCTTCAATGGTTTCTGGTATGCAGTGGAGGGCTGGAAGTTCCTTTCAGAATCAAAATGAGCTG GGGCAGTTTCGTGGAAGAACTGAGATAGCACCTGATATAAGGGAGAAATTTTTGCAACGGCTCCAGCAAGTGCAGCAACAAGGCCATAGCAACCTACTTAGCATTCCTCCTCTTGCTGGCGGAAACCATAAGCAGTTTTCTGCTCAACAGCAAAACCCACTCATGCAGCAG TTCAATTCTCAAAGCTCAGCTCTCTCTATCCAACCTGGTATGGGACTTGGTGGCCAAGCGCCCAGTCTTAATAGTGTTACATCTGCCAGCTTACAGCAGTCACCAAATTCCATACACCAGCAGTCTAGTCAGCAGGCATTGGCAACAAGTGTTCCAAAGGATGCTG ATGTTGGTCATGCAAAAGTTGAGGAGCAACAACCACAGAATTTACCTGATGATTCAAGTTCTGAAGCTGTTCCAACGTCTGGGCTTGCTAAGAATCTCATGAATGAggatgaaatgaaagctccATATGCAATTGATTCTCCT GCAGCCGTATCAGGCTCTTTGACAGAACCGGCTCAAGTTATTAGGGACACTGATCTTTCTCCTGGACAACCCTTACAAACCAGCCAGTCTTCTAGCAGTCTTGGTGTTATTGGCCGGAGAAGTGTTTCTGACCTTGGTGCCATTGGTGACAACCTCAGTGGGTCAACAAATTCCGGAGGAATGCATGATCAAATATACAATTTGCAGATGCTTGAGGCtgcatattttaaaattcccCAACCTAAAGACTCAGAACGTCCAAGGAGCTACACTCCA AAGCACCCTGCAGCCACGCCTGCTAGCTACCCTCAAGTTCAGGCACCTATTGTGAATAATCCTGCCTTCTGGGAACGCTTAAGCATTGATGGATATGGCACTGGCACTGATACACTGTTCTTTGCCTTTTACTATCAACAG AACACTTACCAACAATATCTGGCTGCAAAGGAGCTGAAGAAGCAATCTTGGAGATACCATAGGAAATACAACACATGGTTTCAGCGGCACGAGGAGCCAAAAATTGCCACGGATGAATTCGAACAGGGAACCTATGTATACTTCGATTTTCACATAGCAAATGATGACCACCAACATGGATG GTGTCAGAGAATCAAGACTGAGTTCACCTTTGAGTATAATTACCTTGAAGACGAACTTATGGTATAA